The window ACCCGGAGGCGGCCCTGCGCGCGGTGGACAAGCTCGACAAGATCGGTCCGGCGAGGGTGGCCGAGTTGCTGGCGCAGACGGCCGGGGCGAGCGAGGCGCAGGCCAAGGCGGTCCTGTCGCTGGCGGAGATCTCCGCCCCGGACGCCTCCTTCGCCGACGCCGTCCGCGCGCTGGGCGTCAGCGACCCGATGCTCGACGAGGGGGTCGAGGAGCTGGTCCGGGTGGTGGAGACGGCCGCCGCGCACTCGCCGGGGCTCTGCGTGGCCGACCTGCGCATCGCCCGGGGCCTGGACTACTACACGGGCACGGTCTACGAGACCCAGCTGATCGGCTACGAGCGGTTCGGCTCGATCTGCTCCGGCGGCCGGTACGACAACCTGGCCAGCGCCGGCGCGACCCGCTTCCCGGGCGTCGGCATCTCGATCGGGGTGACCCGGCTGCTGGGGCTGCTCTTCGGCGCCGGCGCGCTGTCGGTGTCGCGGGACGTGCCGACCTGCGTCCTGGTCGCGGTGACCAGCGAGGAGCAGCGTGCCGCCAGCAACCGGGTGGCCGAGGCGCTGCGCTCGCGGGGCGTGCCGACCGAGGTGTCGCCGAGCGCGGCGAAGTTCGGCAAGCAGATCCGCTACGCCGAGCGGCGGGGCATCCCGTACGTCTGGTTCCCCGGGGTGGACGGCGCGGCCGACGAGGTGAAGGACATCCGTTCCGGCGAGCAGGCCGCCGCCGCGGCGGGGGAGTGGACGCCGCCCCGGGCGGACCTCAGGCCGCTGGTCAGCTGAGACATTACTGGCGCGTACGCGCGATCGGACCTACGGTGGCGTAAGTTACGCCACCGTAGGGAGATCGTCGTGACCGCACTCAGCCAGACCGCCCTGCTCCTCGAACTGGCACCCGTCGTCGAGAAGAACCTCGACCGGCACCTGGCCGTCGCCAAGGAGTGGTTCCCGCACGAGTACGTGCCGTGGAGCGAGGGGCGCACCTTCGACGGGCCGCTGGGCGGCGAGGCGTGGGCGGAGAGCGACTCGACGATCCCCGACGTGGCCCGTACCGCGCTGATCGTCAACCTGCTGACCGAGGACAACCTGCCCTCGTACCACCACGAGATCGCCACCCTGTTCGGCCGCGACGGCGCCTGGGGCACGTGGGTGCACCGGTGGACCGCCGAGGAGGGTCGGCACGGCACCGCCATCCGCGACTACCTCACCGTCACCCGGGCGGTGGACCCGGTGGCGCTGGAGCGGGCCCGCATGACGCACATGTCCGCCGGCTACGCCAACGTCCACGACGACGAGGTGCTGCACTCCCTGGCGTACGTCTCGTTCCAGGAGCTGGCCACCCGGATCTCGCACCGCAACACGGGTCGGGTCACCGGCGACCCGGCCTGCGAGGCGCTGCTGGCCCGGGTCGCTGCCGACGAGAACCTGCACATGGTCTTCTACCGCAACCTGCTGGCCGCCGCCTTCGAGCTGGCGCCGAGCCAGGCGATGCGGGCGGTCGCCGACGTGGTGGCCGACTTCCAGATGCCCGGCAACGGCATCGACGGCTTCGCCCGCAAGTCCGTGGCGATCGCCCTGGCCGGCATCTACGACCTGCGCCAGCACCGCGACGAGGTGGTGGCGCCGGTGCTGCGCCAGTGGGACGTCTTCAACGTGACGGGGCTCGACGCCGACGGCGAGACCGCCCGCGACCAGATCGCGACGCACCTCGACGACCTGGACCGCGCCGCCACCCGCTTCGAGGAGAAGCGCGACGCCCGGGCCGCCCGCCTGGCCGCCCGCTGACCCGTCCCCGTCCCCGCCGCCCTCGCCTCGTCGATCATGCAGTTGTGGCGGGGGATGGAAGCCGCGAACCGCCAGTGTCCCGGCACCACAACTGCATGATCGACTACTCGGTGGGCGGGGGGTCCAGGGGGAAGAGGAGGCAGGTGGAGGTGGCGTGGGCGATTAGGCGCGACTTCGCGTCGAGCAGCTTCGCCTCCGCCAGGGCCGTGCGGCGACCGCTCTGCAGGACGGTGCCCTCGCAGCGCAGCGTGCCGCTCGCGACGGTGACCGGGCGCAGAAACTTCACGTTCAGGTCCAACGAGGTGTAGCCGACCCCGGCCGGCAGGGTGGTGTGCACCGCGCACGCCGCGGCGGTGTCCAGCAGGGTGGAGATGACCCCGCCGTGCACGGTGCCCAGCGGGTTGTAGTGGAACTCCTGCGGGACGAGTTCGACGGCCACCCACCCCTCGTCGGCCTCCATCCGGGACATGTCGACCAGGTGCATGATGGGCGGCGCCGCCAGCTCGCCGGCGATCATCGCGCGGAGCAGTTCCAGGCCGCCGCGCCGGCCGACGTGCGCGGCGTTGATGCCCGGGTCGGACCACGAGAAGGTACGGCTGCGCGCCGGATCCTGCGTCTGTGTCATGGACCCAGCCTCGCAGCGCGTTGCTGAGTCTGTCAATCAGACCTAGCCTGGAGCGCATGAGACCCGCGGCACTGGACTGGTCGGTGGAGAACTGCACCATCGCCCGCGCGATGGAGATCCTCGGCGAGCGGTGGACCCTCGTGGTCCTGCGCGAGGTCTTCAACGGCGTCCGCCGCTTCGACGACATGCGGGTGCGCACCGGCGTGCCCCGGCAGGTGCTGGCCAGCCGGCTGGCGATGCTGGTGGAGCGCGGCGTCCTGCGGCGCGAGCCCTACCGGGAGCCCGGCAGTCGGGAGCGCCACGAGTACCGGCTGACCGGGATGGGGCTCGACCTGTGGCCGGTGCTGGTCGCCGTCCTCGGCTGGGGGGACCGCTACCTGGCCGACCCGGAGGGCTCGCCGCTGACGGTCGCGCACCGCGACTGCGGCGCGGAGGTCCGCGTCGAGCTGCGCTGCGAGCGCGGGCACGAGGTCGACCGGCCGCGCGACGTGGTGCCGCGGCCGGGGCCCGGAGCGCGCCGCCGCGCCGGCTGACCGTCCGTCGGTGGGCGGATCGGCCAGGGCCGCGACGGGTGCCGTCGGCGCCGATCAGCATGGTGACGTCATGGGGGCCGCCGGGTCGCGCGT is drawn from Micromonospora sp. NBC_01740 and contains these coding sequences:
- a CDS encoding PaaI family thioesterase, with amino-acid sequence MTQTQDPARSRTFSWSDPGINAAHVGRRGGLELLRAMIAGELAAPPIMHLVDMSRMEADEGWVAVELVPQEFHYNPLGTVHGGVISTLLDTAAACAVHTTLPAGVGYTSLDLNVKFLRPVTVASGTLRCEGTVLQSGRRTALAEAKLLDAKSRLIAHATSTCLLFPLDPPPTE
- a CDS encoding winged helix-turn-helix transcriptional regulator, which encodes MRPAALDWSVENCTIARAMEILGERWTLVVLREVFNGVRRFDDMRVRTGVPRQVLASRLAMLVERGVLRREPYREPGSRERHEYRLTGMGLDLWPVLVAVLGWGDRYLADPEGSPLTVAHRDCGAEVRVELRCERGHEVDRPRDVVPRPGPGARRRAG
- a CDS encoding acyl-ACP desaturase, with amino-acid sequence MTALSQTALLLELAPVVEKNLDRHLAVAKEWFPHEYVPWSEGRTFDGPLGGEAWAESDSTIPDVARTALIVNLLTEDNLPSYHHEIATLFGRDGAWGTWVHRWTAEEGRHGTAIRDYLTVTRAVDPVALERARMTHMSAGYANVHDDEVLHSLAYVSFQELATRISHRNTGRVTGDPACEALLARVAADENLHMVFYRNLLAAAFELAPSQAMRAVADVVADFQMPGNGIDGFARKSVAIALAGIYDLRQHRDEVVAPVLRQWDVFNVTGLDADGETARDQIATHLDDLDRAATRFEEKRDARAARLAAR
- the hisS gene encoding histidine--tRNA ligase, coding for MSKPTPISGFPEWTPAQRMIEQYVLDKIRDTFELYGFAPLETRAVEPLDQLLRKGETSKEVYLIRRLQADADGPTGDDALGLHFDLTVPFARYVLENAGKLQFPFRRYQIQKVWRGERPQEGRYREFLQADIDIVDRDTLAPHHEAEMPLVIGDALRSLPIPPVRIQVNNRKICEGFYRGIGLTDPEAALRAVDKLDKIGPARVAELLAQTAGASEAQAKAVLSLAEISAPDASFADAVRALGVSDPMLDEGVEELVRVVETAAAHSPGLCVADLRIARGLDYYTGTVYETQLIGYERFGSICSGGRYDNLASAGATRFPGVGISIGVTRLLGLLFGAGALSVSRDVPTCVLVAVTSEEQRAASNRVAEALRSRGVPTEVSPSAAKFGKQIRYAERRGIPYVWFPGVDGAADEVKDIRSGEQAAAAAGEWTPPRADLRPLVS